The Changchengzhania lutea genomic sequence AGTAATCAAACTATTGTTTTAAAGGCTTCATGATAGTATTAAAGGACATATTGTATAGAGTAACCCTGAATGCCGTAGTTGGTAGTACAAGTATTGGTATTCGTGCTATTCATTTTGATTCTAGAAAAATCGAGAATGATGATGCCTTTGTGGCTATTCGCGGTTACGCAGTAGATGGTCATGACTATATAAATGTTGCTTTAGCAAATGGTGCTAAGGCCATAATTTGTGAAGTACTACCCGGAAATCTAGTAGATGGTATTACGTATATAGAAGTTAGCGATTCCAGTAAAGCACTCGCCATAATGGCTTCAAATTTCTATGATGTCCCATCAGAAAATTTAAAACTAATTGGTGTTACGGGCACGAATGGTAAAACAACCGTGGCCAGTCTGTTATATCAATTGTTTAAAAAAGCGGGCTATAAAGTGGGATTGCTCTCTACCGTAAAAATTATGGTAGATAATAAAGTCTATAAAGCCACGCATACCACCCCGGATTCATTAACCATAAATAAGTATTTGATGGAAATGAACCTAGCCGGTGTAGAATTTTGTTTTATGGAAGTGAGCTCTCATGGCATTCATCAAAACCGTACTGAAGGTTTGTGTTTTGAAGGTGGCATTTTCACAAATTTATCTCATGACCATTTAGATTATCATAGCACTTTTGCAGAATATAGAGATGTAAAGAAGTCCTTTTTTGATGCATTACCAGCTAAGGCTTTTGCACTTGTGAACACGGATGATAAAAATGGTCTGGTCATGCTGCAAAATACAAAAGCTAGAAAATACACCTATGCTTTAAAAGGGTATGCCGATTATAAATCTCAAATTTTAGAGAATCAGTTTGGAGGCTTATTATTAAAAATTAATGATAGTGAAGTTTGGACGCGATTGGTAGGGAATTTTAATGCTTACAATGTGCTTGCCATTTACGCCACTGCGGAATTATTAGGGCTCGAAAAGGTGGAGATACTTCGGTTAATAAGTGATTTGGAAAGTGTGAGTGGGCGTTTTCAATATTTAATTTCAGATGAAAAAATAACGGCTATTGTAGATTATGCACACACACCTGATGCCTTAAAGAATGTTCTGGAAACCATAAATAGTATCAGAACCCAAAATGAAGAACTCATTACGGTTGTAGGTTGTGGTGGCGATAGAGACAAAACTAAGCGCCCAAAAATGGGACATATTGCGACCGCTTTAAGTACCAAAGTGATATTTACAAGTGATAATCCAAGAAGCGAAGTTCCTGAAGACATTGTTAAGGATATTGAAAAAGGCGTGGAGCCACAAAACTTTAAAAAAGTGTTAACCATAGTGGATAGGGCACAGGCTATAAAAGCAGCGTGCCAAATGGCGCAACCTAACGATATTATTTTGATAGCTGGAAAGGGGCATGAAACCTATCAAGAAATTAAAGGTGAGCGCTTTGATTTTGATGATTATAAAACAGTACAAGAATTACTAAGACAACTAAGCAAATAACCAAAACCAAACAACTCATTTATGTTGTATTATTTATTTGAATATTTAGAACAAGAGTTCCAATTGCCAGGGGCTAGCCTATTTCAGTTTATTACGTTTAGGGCTGCTTTGGCTATTTTGTTTTCATTGTTGTTATCTACCATATTTGGGCGAAAAATAATTTTGTATTTACAAAAACAGCAAGTAGGTGAAACGGTAAGGGATTTAGGTTTGGTGGGTCAAGTTGAAAAAGCAGGTACGCCAACCATGGGCGGTATCATCATTATTATTGCGACGCTGTTGCCGGTGTTATTGTTTGCCAAATTAGATAACATATATGTTATTATGCTTGTTGTGACCACATTATGGATGGGTTTGATAGGTTTTATTGACGATTATATTAAAGTATTTAAAAAAGATAAAGAAGGCCTAAGTGGAAAATTCAAAGTGCTTGGACAAGTAGGGTTAGGAATTTTCGTAGGTGCGGTGATGTATTTCCATCCTGGAGTCACTACAAAGCAAGAGAAAATTAATCCTAAATATTCCAATGAAAAAATTACCCAGAATTCACCTAATGAGTTTTTTGCAGCAGAAAATAGGTCTTTGAAAACCACCATTCCTTTTGTTAAAAATAATGAGTTTGACTATGCGAGTTTGGTGTCATGGATGGGTGATGATTTTGCAAAATATGCATGGCTTATTTTTATACCAATTGTTATTTTTATTGTAACCGCGGTTTCAAATGGCGCCAATCTCACTGATGGTATAGATGGTTTAGCGGCGGGAAGTTCTGCCATTATTGTATTTGCCTTGGCCATTTTTGCTTTTATCTCTGGAAACATCGTGTTTTCAGATTACCTTAATATCATGTTCATACCTAGTTTAGGTGAGCTTGTGGTATTTATTGCGGCATTCGTGGGTGCACTCATTGGTTTTCTATGGTATAATACCTATCCAGCTCAGGTTTTTATGGGGGATACAGGAAGTCTGACCATTGGAGGCGTTATTGCAGTCATTGCCATTGCGGTAAGAAAGGAGCTGCTTATTCCTTTACTGTGCGGTATTTTTTTCGCGGAGTCTCTATCGGTGATTTTACAAGTAAGTTATTTTAAATATACCAGAAAAAGGTATGGAGAAGGGCGACGCATTTTTAAAATGTCACCCTTGCATCATCATTATCAAAAATCAGGATATCATGAAAGTAAAATAGTCACGCGATTTTGGATTGTGGGTATATTTCTGGCAATTCTGTCCATAGTGACATTGAAATTAAGATAAATTACTATGAAAACAGGAATCTCATGAAATAAAAGCGGAATGACAAAGGAAAAACAGCAGATTGGGAAGTCCTTACCCTTTGGGGAAGGATTTAGGATGGGGCGTTTAGTCGTATTAGGAGGTGGAGAAAGTGGTGTTGGAACGGCATTACTGGGAAAAGAAAAAGGGTTCGACGTTTTTGTTTCTGATAAAGGAAAAATAAAAGAAAAATATAAACAAGTTCTTATACATAATGCCATTGAATGGGAAGATGAAATGCATACGGAGTTAAAAATCCTTAATGCTGATTTAGTGATGAAGAGTCCAGGCATTCCAGATAAGGTGCCTTTGATAAAGCGAATTCGCGAACGGGGGATAAAAATCGTTTCAGAAATTGAATTTGCATCCACATTTACCGATGCTACCATAATAGGGATTACAGGAAGTAATGGGAAAACAACCACCGCCACCTGGACGCATCATATTCTAAAAGAAGCATTACATGTGGGATTGGCAGGCAATATTGGAGACAGTTTTGCAAAACAGGTTTTAGAAGAGGATTATAAAAACTATGTGCTGGAGATTAGTAGTTTTCAATTGGACGATATCATAGATTTTAAACCGAAGATAGCGGTAATAACAAACATAACACCAGATCATTTAGACAGATACAATTATGAATTTCAAAATTATATCGATTCTAAATTTAGAATAGCAATGAATCAAACAAAGGATGATTATTTAATATATGATGCCGACGATGAAGTTATTACCAATCATTTAAAACAACACCCAGTTCAATCCACATTATTACCATTTTCATTAACAACACCTATTGAAAACGGAGCGTATTTAGAAAAAGACAAAATAATAATAACAATAGATAACAATAAAATAATTATGCCAACTACAAACCTGAAATTAGAGGGATTACACAATACTAAAAACGCTATGGCGGCCTCTACTGTGGCACATCTATTAAAAATTAGAAAGCAGACCATACGAGAAAGTTTAGAAAATTTTCATGGTGTCGAGCACCGATTAGAGCAAGTGCTTAAAATTAATAAAGTGCAATATATCAATGACTCGAAAGCAACTAATGTGAATGCCACATATTATGCTCTGGAAAGTATGGATGCACCAACGGTATGGATTGTTGGAGGAGAAGATAAAGGAAATAATTATGCGGAGTTATTTCCGTTTATTAATGAAAAGGTTAAAGCCATTATTTGTTTAGGTGTGGATAATGAAATGCTTTTGCACACGTTTGGCAATATGGTTGATATTATAGTTGAAACCCAATTTATGAGTGAGGCGGTTAAAATTGCTTATAAAGTTGCCGAGGCAGGTGATAACGTTTTATTGTCTCCTGCTTGTGCCAGTTTCGATTTGTTTGAAAACTATGAAGACCGAGGGCGTCAATTTAAAAATGCCGTTAGAAATTTATAACCCATCTTGATCCTTCTAAAGTCAAGAAACTGTTATGGGTTAAGTAAATAATTAATAATAAAACAAATTTTTCCTTCTGGGAAATGTCTGTAGGACAATGGGAAACATATTTAAAAACATAAAAGGAGACCGGTTAATATGGGCTATAGTAGCATTACTGGCCATATTGTCATTTCTGCCCGTATATAGTGCAGCTAGTGATTTGGCTTACGATAAGTATGATGGCAACACATTTATAGCCTTTGTCAAGCATTTTATGCATTTGTTTTTAGGCTTTTCCATTATGTATGGTGTGCACAAAATACCGTATCGATATTTTAAAGGATTGTCTCTAGTCATGATTCCAATTGTATTGGTGCTGTTGGTTATTACCATGTTTCAAGGTACGGTTATGGGAGGTGCCAATGCTAGTAGGTGGATTAAAATCCCCATTGTAGGCATGTCATTTCAAACCTCTACGTTTGCTATGGTGGTGCTTATGGTGTATGTCGCGCGTTATATGTCTAAAATTAAGGATATATACGTGTCTTTTAAGGCGAGTATATTGCCTTTGTGGATTCCTGTGTTTTTGGTGTTAGCCCTCATATTGCCATCTAATTTTTCAACGGCGGCGATTATGTTTTTAATGGTCATGATCTTGGTGTTTTTAGGAGGTTATCCTGTACGTTATTTAGCTGTAATTATTGGTACTGGTTTGGTGGCTTTAACCTTTTTTGTCATGGTCGCAAAATTAACCACAGGATCCCTAAATGTAAAGGTGACGACTTGGGAAAATAGAATTAAGAATTATTCAAATGGCGAAGATACCCAGGCCGACTATCAAATTGAAAAGGCAAAAATAGCCATTGCGTCTGGAGGGATAAAAGGTGTTGGCCCAGGTAAAAGTATACAGAAGAATTTTTTACCGCAATCCTCTTCAGATTTTATATTCGCCATTATTATTGAGGAGTATGGGTTAATTGGAGGGTTTCTGATTATTATTTTATACATGTGGCTATTGTTTAGAATAGTCATCGTAGCCCAAAAATCGGACACTATTTTCGGGAAGCTCTTAGTGCTCGGTGTGGGATTGCCCATTGTGTTTCAAGCACTCATTAATATGGCTGTTGCCGTGGAGCTGTTTCCTGTTACAGGACAAACATTACCCTTAATTAGTAGTGGGGGTACTTCGATATGGATGACCTGTTTGGCCATTGGCATTATATTAAGTGTGAGCGCCAAACGTGAAGAAATTAAAGAAAAAGAAAGTTTAGAAGATAATCCGTTAGAAATTTTATCAGAAGCTATATGATTTAAGATATACGATTTGTGAATTACGATTGAAAAGCATGAAACATCCATAACTAAAAGTTCGATACCTAAGGACAATGATTATATGGATGCTACATGTGACCAATAAAAAGCAATAGAATAAACACATGAAACAAATATTAAAAAATAGAACAAAGAAATATGTAGCTGATTGTTGGAGTCTCTGCAATAAGTTTCCTGTCTCAAGAGAGTACAATGCATTTTATAATCAGTTAATAAGATGCTCAAGTTCGGTTGAGGCGAATTATAGGGCAGCTTGTAGAACAAAATCTGATGCAGATTTTATTAATAAATTAAAAATAGCAGAAGAAGAGGCGGATGAGAGTATGTATTTTTTGGAATTATTATTGGAATTAAGTGATAAAGAGGATAAAGAAATAAAAAGATTGCATGCTGAAGGGAATGAGTTGTTATCAATAGTTGTTGCGTCTATTAAAACGATGCGTAATCGTAAATCATAAATCGTGAATCGTAAATCTATCAAATATAAATTCATATTGTCTGGAGGAGGTACAGGAGGTCATATATATCCTGCTATCGCTATTGCAAACGAGTTAAAATCTCGTTTTCCAGATGCAGACTTTTTATTTGTAGGAGCAAAAGATAGAATGGAGATGGAGAAAGTACCAGAAGCGGGTTATGCGATTAAGGGACTTTGGATTTCTGGTATTCAACGAAAACTAACATTAAAAAATGCAATGTTTCCATTTAAAGTAATTAGTAGCTTATGGGATGCCCGTAAAATTATAAAGTCTTTTAAGCCGGATGTCGCCATTGGTACTGGTGGTTTTGCCAGCGGTCCATTATTACAAATGGCTGCATATAAAAATATCCCGAGTTTAATACAGGAACAAAATTCATATCCTGGAATTACCAATAAGTTACTATCTAAAAAAGCAAAAAAAATATGTGTGGCATATGATGGTTTAGAGCGGTTTTTTCCAAAAGATAGAATTAGAAAAACTGGAAATCCAGTACGTCAAGGCTTATTGAATATTGAAACTAAAACGGTAGAAGCAAAAAACTTCTTCAACTTAAAGCATGGTAAACACACACTCTTGGTTTTGGGAGGCAGTTTAGGATCGAAGCGGATAAATGAATTAATAGAAAATAAATTAGATTTTTTAGATACTAAAAACATACAGATTATCTGGCAATGTGGAAAATTGTATTATCAGCAGTATAAAATCTATAATAACACGAATAATGTGCAGGTGCATGAATTTTTGAATAATATGGATTTTGCCTATGCGGCGGCTGATATCGTGATTTCTAGAGCGGGAGCGAGTTCGGTTTCCGAGCTTTGTATTGTTGGTAAACCGGTCCTGTTTATTCCATCCCCTAATGTGGCAGAAGACCATCAAACCAAAAACGCCATGGCTGTGGTAAAAAACGATGCGGCACTATTAATTAAGGAATCAGATTTAGATGTGGATTTTGAAAATAAGTTTTCACAACTCATCGCTTCACCAGAAAGACAAAAGCAGCTTGGTGACAATATTAAAAAACTAGCATTAGTAAATGCAACCAGAGATATAGCTGACGAAGTAGAAAAGCTATTAAAAATAAAACAATGAACTTAAACAGCATACATAATATATATTTTATTGGCATTGGTGGTATCGGCATGAGCGCACTGGCGCGATATTTTCAAGCTGGTAAAAAACAAGTTGCTGGATACGATAAAACAAAAACCGAAATCACTGAGAGTTTGGAAACATTAGGTATTTCAATTCATTTTGAAGATGATATAGTGAATATTGATAAGGCTTATCTGGATCCTAAGGATTCACTAATTATTTATACGCCAGCCATAAATAAACATAATAAAGAATTAGATTATTTCAAGACCAACGGGTATCAGGTTTTAAAACGATCTGAGGTGTTGGGTATCATTACAGAAAACACCTTTTGTTTGGCCGTTGCGGGTACCCACGGAAAAACTACGACCACAAGTATTTTAGGGCATTTATTGTATGAATGCCAAGTGAGTGTCACGGCATTTTTAGGAGGTATTAGTGAAAATTACAATTCCAATTTAATATTAAATGGTAAAGACGTCTCAGTTGTTGAAGCTGATGAGTTCGACCGATCATTTTTAACCTTATCACCAGATATGGCTTGTATTACCTCCATGGATGCAGATCATTTAGATGTTTATGGTGAAGCAGGTGCTTTAAAAGAGTCATTCATAGCATTTTCAAAACGACTGAAACCTAACGGAAAATTATTTATAAAAAACGGACTGCCACTAAAAGGCATCACCTATGGGATTGAAGATGATTCCGATTATGCCATTCAAAATATAAACATAATAAACGGCACTTATTTTTTTGATGTAAGAACACCAAAAAAAGTGCTGGAAAATTTACAATTTAACCTGCCTGGTAGACATAATTTGTCGAATGCATTAATAGCCTTGGCGATGGCTGCAGAATATGGGTGCCCTTACCCGCAGCTCGCCAAAGCTTTAGCATCTTATAAAGGTGTGAAACGCCGGTTTACCTATCAGATTAAAACAGACGATTTAGTTTTTATAGATGATTACGCGCATCATCCAGAAGAAATTAACGCCGTGCATCATGCGATACGGGAAATGTATCCCAATAAAAAAGTATTAGCGGTTTTTCAGCCCCATTTATATAGCAGAACGCGTGATTTTGTGGGCGATTTTGCTAAAAGTTTGTCACAGTTTGATGCGGTTATACTGCTAGATATTTATCCTGCGAGAGAATTGCCAATAGAAGGCGTTACTTCTAAATGGTTATTGGATAAAATAAAAATTAATAATAAAAAATTAGTAAACAAAACCGAACTGGTTTCCACAATACAGCATAGTCATGCGGATATTATTTTAACTATTGGTGCGGGGGATATTGGAGAAGAAGTAAAACATATTAAAAAAGGATTAAGTCTTGCGAGTTAATTGGAATTACATAAAGATGATAGGCCTACTTAGTTTAGTAGTGTTTCTCTATGCTTTTTCATCCCATAGAAATGAGCTAAGAACAGTATCAGAACCAAATGTAAAATTTGTTGGAGAAAACAACCTTTTTATTACTAATGAGACTGTTAGTAAATTGTTAATACAAAATCAAGAGGGTCTTAAAAATATGCCTAAAGAAACTTTAGATTTGAATGAATTAGAAGATGCCCTAAATTCTAATCCAATGATTAAATCAGCGGAAGTCTATCTTACTGTAAATGGTACACTTCATGCTGAGATTAAGCAGAAAACACCTATTGCTAGAGTAAACACAAATGCGTCATATTATATTGACGATGACGGTTTGTTTATGCCATTGTCATCAAATTATTCGGCACGAGTACCTTTGGTTACTGGTTATATTGAAAAAAACAATTTAAAAAATGTATATGAGGTTTCGCAAAAGATTGTAAATGATGAGTTTTTAAGAACGAATGTGATTGAAATCCATCAAGCCTTAAATCAAACCATATATTTAAAATTAAGACAGTGCCAGTTTAAAGTACAATTAGGAGACGTAAGTAACTTAGATAAAAAGATAAATAATTTTAAAGCGTTTTATCAGAAAAATTTAAAAGAAAAAACACTGAACAATTACAGAAATGTCAATTTACAGTTTGACAACCAAGTA encodes the following:
- the murG gene encoding undecaprenyldiphospho-muramoylpentapeptide beta-N-acetylglucosaminyltransferase, which codes for MNRKSIKYKFILSGGGTGGHIYPAIAIANELKSRFPDADFLFVGAKDRMEMEKVPEAGYAIKGLWISGIQRKLTLKNAMFPFKVISSLWDARKIIKSFKPDVAIGTGGFASGPLLQMAAYKNIPSLIQEQNSYPGITNKLLSKKAKKICVAYDGLERFFPKDRIRKTGNPVRQGLLNIETKTVEAKNFFNLKHGKHTLLVLGGSLGSKRINELIENKLDFLDTKNIQIIWQCGKLYYQQYKIYNNTNNVQVHEFLNNMDFAYAAADIVISRAGASSVSELCIVGKPVLFIPSPNVAEDHQTKNAMAVVKNDAALLIKESDLDVDFENKFSQLIASPERQKQLGDNIKKLALVNATRDIADEVEKLLKIKQ
- the mraY gene encoding phospho-N-acetylmuramoyl-pentapeptide-transferase — its product is MLYYLFEYLEQEFQLPGASLFQFITFRAALAILFSLLLSTIFGRKIILYLQKQQVGETVRDLGLVGQVEKAGTPTMGGIIIIIATLLPVLLFAKLDNIYVIMLVVTTLWMGLIGFIDDYIKVFKKDKEGLSGKFKVLGQVGLGIFVGAVMYFHPGVTTKQEKINPKYSNEKITQNSPNEFFAAENRSLKTTIPFVKNNEFDYASLVSWMGDDFAKYAWLIFIPIVIFIVTAVSNGANLTDGIDGLAAGSSAIIVFALAIFAFISGNIVFSDYLNIMFIPSLGELVVFIAAFVGALIGFLWYNTYPAQVFMGDTGSLTIGGVIAVIAIAVRKELLIPLLCGIFFAESLSVILQVSYFKYTRKRYGEGRRIFKMSPLHHHYQKSGYHESKIVTRFWIVGIFLAILSIVTLKLR
- a CDS encoding cell division protein FtsQ/DivIB, whose amino-acid sequence is MIGLLSLVVFLYAFSSHRNELRTVSEPNVKFVGENNLFITNETVSKLLIQNQEGLKNMPKETLDLNELEDALNSNPMIKSAEVYLTVNGTLHAEIKQKTPIARVNTNASYYIDDDGLFMPLSSNYSARVPLVTGYIEKNNLKNVYEVSQKIVNDEFLRTNVIEIHQALNQTIYLKLRQCQFKVQLGDVSNLDKKINNFKAFYQKNLKEKTLNNYRNVNLQFDNQVVCSKT
- a CDS encoding UDP-N-acetylmuramoyl-L-alanyl-D-glutamate--2,6-diaminopimelate ligase; the encoded protein is MIVLKDILYRVTLNAVVGSTSIGIRAIHFDSRKIENDDAFVAIRGYAVDGHDYINVALANGAKAIICEVLPGNLVDGITYIEVSDSSKALAIMASNFYDVPSENLKLIGVTGTNGKTTVASLLYQLFKKAGYKVGLLSTVKIMVDNKVYKATHTTPDSLTINKYLMEMNLAGVEFCFMEVSSHGIHQNRTEGLCFEGGIFTNLSHDHLDYHSTFAEYRDVKKSFFDALPAKAFALVNTDDKNGLVMLQNTKARKYTYALKGYADYKSQILENQFGGLLLKINDSEVWTRLVGNFNAYNVLAIYATAELLGLEKVEILRLISDLESVSGRFQYLISDEKITAIVDYAHTPDALKNVLETINSIRTQNEELITVVGCGGDRDKTKRPKMGHIATALSTKVIFTSDNPRSEVPEDIVKDIEKGVEPQNFKKVLTIVDRAQAIKAACQMAQPNDIILIAGKGHETYQEIKGERFDFDDYKTVQELLRQLSK
- a CDS encoding FtsW/RodA/SpoVE family cell cycle protein yields the protein MGNIFKNIKGDRLIWAIVALLAILSFLPVYSAASDLAYDKYDGNTFIAFVKHFMHLFLGFSIMYGVHKIPYRYFKGLSLVMIPIVLVLLVITMFQGTVMGGANASRWIKIPIVGMSFQTSTFAMVVLMVYVARYMSKIKDIYVSFKASILPLWIPVFLVLALILPSNFSTAAIMFLMVMILVFLGGYPVRYLAVIIGTGLVALTFFVMVAKLTTGSLNVKVTTWENRIKNYSNGEDTQADYQIEKAKIAIASGGIKGVGPGKSIQKNFLPQSSSDFIFAIIIEEYGLIGGFLIIILYMWLLFRIVIVAQKSDTIFGKLLVLGVGLPIVFQALINMAVAVELFPVTGQTLPLISSGGTSIWMTCLAIGIILSVSAKREEIKEKESLEDNPLEILSEAI
- the murD gene encoding UDP-N-acetylmuramoyl-L-alanine--D-glutamate ligase, whose amino-acid sequence is MGRLVVLGGGESGVGTALLGKEKGFDVFVSDKGKIKEKYKQVLIHNAIEWEDEMHTELKILNADLVMKSPGIPDKVPLIKRIRERGIKIVSEIEFASTFTDATIIGITGSNGKTTTATWTHHILKEALHVGLAGNIGDSFAKQVLEEDYKNYVLEISSFQLDDIIDFKPKIAVITNITPDHLDRYNYEFQNYIDSKFRIAMNQTKDDYLIYDADDEVITNHLKQHPVQSTLLPFSLTTPIENGAYLEKDKIIITIDNNKIIMPTTNLKLEGLHNTKNAMAASTVAHLLKIRKQTIRESLENFHGVEHRLEQVLKINKVQYINDSKATNVNATYYALESMDAPTVWIVGGEDKGNNYAELFPFINEKVKAIICLGVDNEMLLHTFGNMVDIIVETQFMSEAVKIAYKVAEAGDNVLLSPACASFDLFENYEDRGRQFKNAVRNL
- a CDS encoding four helix bundle protein, giving the protein MKQILKNRTKKYVADCWSLCNKFPVSREYNAFYNQLIRCSSSVEANYRAACRTKSDADFINKLKIAEEEADESMYFLELLLELSDKEDKEIKRLHAEGNELLSIVVASIKTMRNRKS
- the murC gene encoding UDP-N-acetylmuramate--L-alanine ligase, producing MNLNSIHNIYFIGIGGIGMSALARYFQAGKKQVAGYDKTKTEITESLETLGISIHFEDDIVNIDKAYLDPKDSLIIYTPAINKHNKELDYFKTNGYQVLKRSEVLGIITENTFCLAVAGTHGKTTTTSILGHLLYECQVSVTAFLGGISENYNSNLILNGKDVSVVEADEFDRSFLTLSPDMACITSMDADHLDVYGEAGALKESFIAFSKRLKPNGKLFIKNGLPLKGITYGIEDDSDYAIQNINIINGTYFFDVRTPKKVLENLQFNLPGRHNLSNALIALAMAAEYGCPYPQLAKALASYKGVKRRFTYQIKTDDLVFIDDYAHHPEEINAVHHAIREMYPNKKVLAVFQPHLYSRTRDFVGDFAKSLSQFDAVILLDIYPARELPIEGVTSKWLLDKIKINNKKLVNKTELVSTIQHSHADIILTIGAGDIGEEVKHIKKGLSLAS